The genomic segment CCGGTCAATCACTATTGCGGTAAGTTGTTTCCTGCCACCGCCTAAGTGTAGGTCAATAGACGCGGGCCCTACTTGATCAAGCGATAATGGGGTAATCACAATTTGTCGATTTTCAATCTCACGAACGATGACATCACGGGTCAGAATCATACACACCTCCCACCTCTGACTATCGGTATCTTAGCGTAAAAGGTGAGGAGGAGTATGGAATACTGATTGCTAACTCCGTGACCGCTTATACTCTGTGCGCATCTCCGACTGGAGACGACCGAGGCGGTAGGTATTCCAGTCGATGAACTGGGCACAGTGAGCGAGGGTAGGGTGGACGTTGGCAATGAGTCGCCACATTTCCTGGACAATGAGACGATAATCTGGGTGTCCTTGCGGCATGGAGCGCAACTCACAGATATGCACGGCTTCGCGCAGATTCATCTTCATGTACCAGCGCACGCGATAAGCGAAAGGAACAACGTACTGCGCTTCGGCTGGATAGTCGCGAACGAGGTGCTCATGTAACTGAGCGGCCTCATCCATGCAACGAGAGAAGGTTGGTCCAAAGCCTGCTGCCGCAATTTCATCTGGGGTGTCGTAGCCATGCACGACCGTGAAATTTTGGCGCTCTTGGGTCAGAATGCGATGGCGTTGGAGGTCACGATACAGACCAAGATTGCCAACGATGTCGAACGTGTAATAGACATGTTCAAACGCGCGTCCTGGTTTGTCGCGACGATGTCGACGGCGGGAGAAGCATTGTGAAAGAATCTGCTGTCGTTGCTCCGGGTGCAGTCGACCAACAAGAAGCTTCAGTTGCGAGAGTTCGTGCTGCGAGTGCGGATACAAGAGGGCGGCAATGAGCTTTTCTTCTGCCCCATTGTCATAGTCTACGAGAGTGACTGGTGCGCTGTGAGGGATTCCCGTAGTTGCGACAAGCTGTTGCGCGTAGGTCTGTAGCGCAGTGGACGTCTCAACCAGGTATTCACTCCGGCGCGCACGTTTGACGAACGAGGGAATAAGCAGATTGAGCGCGGCATGCATGCCGCTGCCAATGTCGCGCATTTCCGTCAG from the Deltaproteobacteria bacterium genome contains:
- a CDS encoding thymidylate synthase, yielding MEQFSPVEQQQLAPFFTNLTDPVFGLKLPQEVAGALFSRYSRSNKSLRRIFLDEFLGNFDPSLSTPGQISLSGEEQTAALKKAREFYDRVLVGYGDDSVAQLGGAHVACENISNVAAKFLEDARIGIAPLEKSTRYVRFDNKDEHGEYLFYKEPRLMASPYRDKYLAVMNLLFETYAAQIEPMIEFVRHSLPIETVEWKHPQTGEPLTYKEAAQDAQLQKWADTAYRATVRAQACDILRSYLPAATLTNVGIFGVGQAFEHLLNKSYSHELTEMRDIGSGMHAALNLLIPSFVKRARRSEYLVETSTALQTYAQQLVATTGIPHSAPVTLVDYDNGAEEKLIAALLYPHSQHELSQLKLLVGRLHPEQRQQILSQCFSRRRHRRDKPGRAFEHVYYTFDIVGNLGLYRDLQRHRILTQERQNFTVVHGYDTPDEIAAAGFGPTFSRCMDEAAQLHEHLVRDYPAEAQYVVPFAYRVRWYMKMNLREAVHICELRSMPQGHPDYRLIVQEMWRLIANVHPTLAHCAQFIDWNTYRLGRLQSEMRTEYKRSRS